A region from the Vibrio navarrensis genome encodes:
- the manA gene encoding mannose-6-phosphate isomerase, class I → MKNLFFKLENTIQNYSWGSRDAIKELFGIENPDNSPQAEIWMGAHPNGCSRKAETHELLSDVINQNKVQSLGNYTKERFGELPFLFKVLAAEMPLSIQVHPSKSKAEMGFARENEQGIPLNAANRNYKDPNHKPELVYALTFYKAMNGFRPIEQILTLFEHANITTLRAEISALRASPNSDGLKGFFSAIMSLEGERKQQALEELYTSLERPAKTAMAREAYGYIKDFRQYYADDIGLFSPLMLNTIELEPGEAMFLHAETPHAYVQGTGLEIMANSDNVLRAGLTTKYIDVPELIENTTFIPIDPAHIKLDPIHKNGKLSYPIPVDDFGFEVVPVANQNIIQFVRSPEILFCIEGKVTISNQQDQINLKAGESLFVSSHSVKYLCEGNGTLARAFN, encoded by the coding sequence ATGAAAAATTTATTTTTTAAGCTTGAGAATACCATTCAAAACTATTCTTGGGGCAGTCGTGATGCGATTAAAGAACTTTTTGGTATAGAAAACCCTGACAACTCACCCCAAGCTGAAATTTGGATGGGCGCACACCCAAACGGATGTTCGCGCAAAGCCGAAACCCATGAATTGCTATCCGATGTAATAAACCAAAACAAAGTTCAATCGTTGGGAAACTATACAAAGGAAAGATTTGGCGAGCTGCCTTTCTTGTTTAAAGTGTTGGCCGCAGAAATGCCACTCTCGATCCAGGTTCACCCAAGCAAAAGCAAAGCTGAAATGGGTTTCGCTCGTGAAAATGAACAAGGTATTCCGCTTAACGCGGCAAACCGTAATTACAAAGATCCAAACCATAAGCCAGAGCTAGTTTATGCGCTGACCTTTTACAAAGCGATGAATGGTTTCAGGCCAATAGAACAAATTTTAACTTTGTTTGAGCACGCGAATATTACAACGCTTAGAGCAGAAATCAGTGCATTAAGAGCGTCTCCAAACAGTGACGGTCTCAAAGGCTTTTTTTCTGCAATTATGTCTCTGGAAGGTGAACGCAAGCAACAAGCACTGGAAGAGCTTTACACGAGTCTTGAGCGCCCAGCAAAAACAGCGATGGCTCGTGAGGCTTATGGTTATATTAAAGATTTTCGTCAGTACTATGCCGATGATATCGGTTTGTTTTCACCATTGATGCTAAACACTATTGAGCTTGAACCAGGTGAAGCTATGTTTTTGCATGCGGAAACACCACACGCCTATGTTCAAGGCACTGGCTTAGAGATTATGGCGAACTCAGATAACGTGCTACGCGCAGGCTTAACCACAAAGTACATAGATGTGCCAGAGCTGATTGAAAATACGACGTTTATACCCATTGATCCAGCACATATAAAACTTGATCCCATCCATAAAAACGGGAAATTAAGCTACCCAATTCCTGTTGACGATTTTGGATTTGAAGTTGTGCCTGTCGCAAATCAAAACATCATACAATTCGTTCGCAGTCCAGAGATTCTATTTTGTATTGAAGGAAAAGTGACCATTTCCAACCAGCAGGATCAAATAAATCTAAAAGCAGGAGAATCCCTCTTTGTTAGCAGTCATTCCGTTAAGTATTTATGCGAAGGGAACGGCACATTAGCTCGTGCATTTAACTAA
- a CDS encoding glycerate kinase, which produces MKIVIAPDSFKESLSAKMVCSAIELGFRDSFPNAEYVHLPLADGGEGTVDVLLESLGGSLQKTQVEGPTGEWINAHWALLDDGNTALIEVAAASGLDLLTKEKRAPLFTSTYGTGQLIKIALDHGVSKILIGLGGSATNDGGAGIIQALGGHLYDSQGNELIRGGGDLSRLSKVDLKGLDSRCQNIEMIVACDVTNPLCGPRGASHVFGPQKGASVADIDKLDTGLMTFSSFVSPNKQFDPLFTPGYGAAGGTPLGLSLAFDVQLKPGIDMVLEAIDARSIIKSADLVITGEGQMDNQTIQGKAPWGVARYAKEKDVPVIAIAGSLGTDIHKLYSHIDSVFGSVRSPQCLSQVLVEAEENLIRTARNIAATLKLGKTLI; this is translated from the coding sequence ATGAAAATTGTAATCGCCCCAGATTCTTTTAAAGAATCACTCAGCGCTAAGATGGTTTGCTCTGCAATTGAACTGGGTTTTCGCGACTCATTTCCAAATGCCGAATACGTGCATCTTCCTCTCGCGGATGGCGGTGAAGGAACTGTGGATGTGCTACTGGAAAGCTTAGGTGGCTCATTGCAGAAAACGCAAGTTGAAGGACCAACGGGTGAATGGATCAACGCACACTGGGCTTTGTTAGATGACGGCAACACCGCACTCATAGAAGTTGCTGCGGCCTCAGGGTTAGACTTACTCACGAAAGAAAAACGCGCCCCTCTTTTTACATCTACCTACGGTACGGGTCAGTTAATTAAAATCGCTCTGGACCATGGTGTGAGTAAAATTCTCATTGGTTTGGGGGGAAGCGCTACCAATGACGGAGGCGCAGGTATCATTCAAGCACTTGGAGGCCACCTATATGACTCTCAAGGTAATGAATTGATTAGAGGGGGAGGAGATTTATCTCGGCTTAGCAAAGTCGATCTAAAAGGTCTCGACTCTCGTTGTCAAAATATTGAGATGATAGTGGCCTGCGATGTCACGAACCCGTTGTGTGGTCCACGCGGAGCGAGTCATGTGTTCGGCCCTCAAAAAGGTGCTTCGGTGGCTGATATAGACAAGCTAGATACGGGTCTCATGACTTTTTCCTCTTTCGTTTCACCTAACAAGCAATTCGACCCACTATTCACTCCCGGATATGGGGCTGCTGGAGGGACGCCACTAGGTTTATCGTTAGCTTTCGACGTTCAATTAAAGCCTGGTATTGATATGGTTTTGGAAGCTATAGATGCCAGGAGCATCATCAAAAGTGCGGACCTCGTTATAACCGGTGAAGGGCAAATGGACAACCAAACTATACAAGGTAAAGCACCTTGGGGGGTTGCAAGGTATGCCAAAGAAAAAGATGTCCCTGTGATCGCGATAGCAGGCTCTTTGGGGACAGATATTCACAAGCTTTACTCACATATTGATAGCGTATTTGGTTCAGTGCGCAGCCCTCAGTGTCTCTCACAAGTCCTGGTAGAAGCCGAAGAAAATTTGATAAGAACAGCAAGAAATATTGCTGCAACTCTCAAACTGGGTAAGACGTTAATCTAA
- a CDS encoding relaxase/mobilization nuclease domain-containing protein produces the protein MIYKEPAQKGGEHTEQTADALIKYVAGDDERVAKYLVNYGAGITKSADAVTELIYANNIIHIPVNAKNSPGEMLDMTLAIREMQESIRLNPTAKQQFKHMIVSLDTNESLTNFQWCKTAKKLMNHLGYANCRYIAFKHNDTDEQHIHVVTSTIDIVTRKRIKDSYSKIRAQEVMRELEIEFGLRQLVSSNKIGYDSYADINDAKTFNKKAQIARLVKTGINKLKPRSNLAEFVTAVESTHSSLKVELQTKKGIAVGIVFNLDGVRMSASQLGGNRKYTLGKLIGNGILHDACKDLSNYEEELERAAAHAQEQSDNALRVYESKQDQDMRTYLVMLSVNVRYRKEVEQFIDDMKWNLRARKRLKGASDVVYVVEMISMLKDVEMGFETVIEALFLDTLDKAFSCITKRKAMENVFENLSTKQISESDYKTFIATAHVEILHKNDKSQRSSVNKLLESIISQDHKGINK, from the coding sequence ATGATCTATAAGGAACCTGCACAAAAAGGCGGTGAGCACACTGAGCAGACCGCAGACGCTCTCATAAAGTATGTGGCTGGTGACGATGAACGAGTGGCTAAATATTTAGTAAATTATGGTGCAGGAATCACTAAAAGCGCTGATGCAGTAACAGAACTTATTTATGCAAATAATATTATACATATCCCTGTAAATGCTAAAAACTCACCAGGGGAGATGTTAGATATGACACTTGCGATAAGGGAGATGCAGGAGTCTATAAGGCTTAATCCAACCGCCAAACAGCAATTTAAGCACATGATTGTAAGCTTAGATACTAATGAGAGTTTAACTAATTTCCAATGGTGCAAAACAGCTAAAAAGTTGATGAACCATTTGGGTTACGCAAATTGCCGATATATTGCTTTTAAACATAATGATACCGATGAACAACATATACATGTAGTCACATCTACTATCGATATAGTAACAAGAAAACGCATCAAAGACTCTTATAGCAAGATACGAGCACAAGAAGTAATGAGGGAGCTAGAGATAGAGTTTGGTCTGCGACAATTAGTAAGTAGTAATAAGATTGGTTACGATTCCTATGCTGATATTAATGACGCTAAAACATTTAACAAAAAGGCTCAAATAGCTCGGCTGGTAAAAACTGGTATCAATAAGTTAAAGCCACGCTCTAATCTTGCAGAGTTTGTCACTGCTGTTGAGTCAACACATTCAAGCCTCAAAGTTGAGCTACAAACAAAGAAGGGGATTGCGGTGGGTATCGTATTTAATCTCGACGGAGTTCGAATGTCTGCCTCCCAGTTAGGTGGAAATCGAAAATATACACTCGGAAAGCTTATTGGAAACGGTATTCTACATGACGCCTGTAAGGACCTGAGTAACTATGAAGAAGAACTAGAAAGAGCGGCTGCGCACGCTCAAGAACAATCAGATAATGCGCTTAGAGTTTATGAAAGTAAGCAAGATCAAGATATGAGGACTTATCTTGTGATGCTTTCTGTGAATGTTAGATATCGCAAGGAAGTGGAACAATTCATAGATGACATGAAATGGAATCTGAGAGCACGTAAAAGATTAAAAGGCGCTTCTGATGTCGTGTATGTCGTTGAGATGATTTCTATGCTTAAAGATGTCGAAATGGGTTTTGAAACAGTTATTGAGGCGCTATTTTTGGATACTCTTGATAAAGCATTTAGCTGCATCACTAAGCGAAAAGCAATGGAAAATGTATTTGAAAATCTAAGCACAAAACAAATTTCTGAGAGTGACTATAAGACTTTTATTGCTACTGCGCATGTTGAGATCTTACACAAGAATGATAAATCACAACGAAGTTCGGTGAACAAACTATTAGAAAGTATCATTAGCCAGGATCACAAAGGTATAAATAAGTAG
- a CDS encoding chromosome partitioning protein ParA — translation MNNDMLDILRNVGARDFRTIETAIKTVKKEKYKSRKEPADLQIKSVKTNLTEKEYQELVKKQCMAGYSKLSAFTRDVINNAIQVKPIILEASKEFFTETSELSDQIKTIATDIENSKALTRDEIESTLVILAGLLREFQATRHLLVNSLTQEAAYEIAKQHLSEDKLVQALKEFRGSSHDL, via the coding sequence ATGAACAACGATATGTTAGACATTTTAAGAAATGTAGGTGCAAGAGATTTTAGAACTATTGAAACTGCCATTAAGACAGTAAAAAAAGAAAAATACAAATCTCGTAAAGAACCTGCTGATTTGCAGATTAAATCAGTAAAGACAAATCTCACTGAAAAAGAATATCAAGAACTAGTTAAAAAGCAATGTATGGCTGGTTATTCAAAGCTTTCAGCATTTACTCGTGACGTCATCAATAATGCTATACAAGTCAAACCCATCATTCTAGAGGCATCTAAAGAGTTCTTTACAGAAACTTCAGAACTCAGTGATCAAATTAAAACAATTGCCACCGATATTGAGAATAGTAAAGCTCTCACAAGAGATGAAATAGAAAGTACTCTTGTAATATTAGCGGGACTATTAAGAGAGTTTCAGGCAACTCGTCACTTGCTAGTGAATAGCTTGACTCAAGAAGCGGCTTATGAAATAGCAAAACAGCATTTAAGTGAAGACAAGCTTGTTCAGGCACTGAAAGAATTCAGAGGGTCAAGTCATGATCTATAA
- a CDS encoding transcriptional regulator has protein sequence MKARIGIADEELVRKYMLDFAAGKLNNVEDIPHFWFASLTELAQVLTNDNIKLLYMISRERVNSVGKLAEITDRSVEELEVSIEKLTSKGFVRIDRCGNEESITAIYTSFEILVGKELEAQLLQPL, from the coding sequence ATGAAAGCTAGAATTGGAATCGCCGATGAAGAACTGGTTCGTAAGTATATGTTGGATTTTGCAGCTGGTAAATTAAACAATGTCGAAGATATTCCTCATTTTTGGTTTGCATCATTAACGGAGCTGGCACAGGTTTTAACTAACGATAATATTAAGCTCTTGTATATGATTTCTCGTGAGAGAGTAAATAGTGTAGGGAAGCTAGCAGAGATAACAGATCGTAGTGTCGAAGAGCTTGAGGTTTCTATTGAGAAACTTACATCTAAAGGTTTTGTTCGTATTGACAGATGTGGAAACGAGGAGAGTATTACTGCAATTTATACCTCTTTTGAGATCCTCGTGGGCAAAGAACTGGAAGCCCAGCTTCTACAACCCCTTTAA
- the mngB gene encoding mannosylglycerate hydrolase: MTTSRVHITPHMHWDREWYFTTEESRILLVNNMEEIMTRLENDPDYKYYVLDGQTAVLEDYFAIKPENKERVRELVQAGKLIVGPWYSQTDTMQVSGESIVRNMLYGLRDCLALGEPMKIGYLPDSFSMSSQLPAIYNGFGINRAMFWRGCSERHGTNKTEFLWQSNDGSEVSAQILPLGYAIGKYLPQDEEGLRARLDKYFPVLEKPSVTKDILLPNGHDQMPIQKDIFEVMDKLREIYPDKEFKMSRFEEAFERIEAEREQLDTIKGEFNDGKYMRVHRTISSTRMDIKLIHAEVENKIVNILEPLASIAWTLGFEYHHGLIEKMWKESMKNHAHDSIGCCCSDKVHAEILNRYILADDMATNLINFYKRKIVDHMPTREGCDKLALFNLSPYAREEVVNTTITIRAEEFNIFDENGTPVEYFIQDQRIIDPGKIDRQIVHYGNYDPFIEYDIQIKHSVPAIGFTTLHIKANEKGTQKVAEQKEFLLENEFYRINVNANGTLNIFDKETEHLYEQALRIEDGSDDGDEYDYSPSRKEWLLYSDEFDVEVNVKHEGFQSVSTIKLRMNLPENLQQREERTGQNGYLDVNCQVVLKQGTRRIEVRMELDNQADDHRVRVLVPTPFVSETVVADNQFGLITRPTNDPEMANWEADGWKEAPVPVYQLMNFAAVENAQGGMALMSNGLREFEVISSQGNEERDTFALTLLRGVGVLGKEELLLRPGRPSGIKIPTPDSQVRGKIVCEFALFGFAGNHIEANVMAAARDNVTPIQCYNKIPYNAMKLNVGEQNLPLTHSLLNKSQDGAVLSVLKKAEDEDALILRVYNPSESDVINDTVTFTSKVASWKETQLDEKVLPNEVDTASFGMLKPCQVKSFQVKF, from the coding sequence ATGACTACATCTCGCGTTCATATTACTCCTCACATGCACTGGGATCGTGAATGGTATTTCACTACAGAAGAGTCTCGTATTCTGCTAGTGAACAACATGGAAGAAATCATGACTCGTCTGGAAAACGATCCAGACTACAAATACTACGTTCTAGACGGTCAAACCGCCGTACTGGAAGATTACTTCGCTATCAAACCAGAAAATAAAGAACGCGTACGTGAACTCGTACAAGCTGGTAAACTGATTGTTGGTCCTTGGTACTCTCAAACGGATACGATGCAAGTATCTGGTGAATCTATCGTGCGTAACATGCTTTACGGATTGCGCGATTGTCTAGCACTAGGCGAGCCAATGAAGATTGGCTACCTACCAGATTCATTCTCTATGAGTTCGCAGCTCCCCGCTATCTACAACGGTTTCGGAATCAATCGCGCCATGTTCTGGCGTGGTTGTTCAGAGCGACACGGCACAAATAAAACCGAGTTCTTATGGCAATCAAACGACGGCAGCGAAGTTTCAGCGCAAATATTGCCATTGGGCTACGCGATTGGTAAATATCTGCCGCAAGACGAGGAAGGCCTACGCGCCCGTCTAGATAAATACTTCCCTGTGCTAGAAAAACCGTCAGTCACCAAAGACATTCTACTACCAAACGGTCACGACCAAATGCCTATCCAAAAAGACATCTTCGAGGTGATGGATAAGCTGCGTGAAATCTACCCAGATAAAGAATTCAAAATGAGCCGTTTTGAAGAAGCGTTCGAGCGTATTGAAGCCGAGCGCGAGCAACTTGACACCATCAAAGGCGAGTTCAACGACGGTAAATACATGCGCGTACATCGCACTATCTCTTCAACTCGTATGGACATCAAACTCATCCACGCAGAAGTCGAGAATAAGATCGTCAACATCCTGGAGCCGTTAGCGTCTATCGCTTGGACACTCGGATTTGAATACCACCACGGCTTGATCGAGAAAATGTGGAAGGAGAGCATGAAGAATCATGCTCACGATTCAATTGGCTGCTGCTGCTCAGACAAAGTGCACGCCGAGATATTAAATCGCTACATCCTTGCTGACGACATGGCAACCAACCTGATCAACTTCTACAAACGCAAGATTGTTGACCACATGCCAACACGCGAAGGCTGCGACAAGTTAGCGCTATTCAACCTATCTCCATACGCTCGTGAAGAGGTGGTCAACACCACCATCACAATCCGAGCAGAAGAATTCAATATCTTTGATGAAAATGGCACACCAGTTGAGTACTTCATTCAAGACCAGCGCATCATTGACCCAGGTAAGATTGACCGTCAGATCGTACATTACGGTAACTACGACCCGTTTATCGAGTACGACATTCAAATCAAGCATTCAGTGCCAGCTATCGGCTTCACAACCCTACACATTAAAGCCAACGAGAAAGGCACGCAAAAAGTGGCTGAGCAAAAAGAGTTCCTTCTTGAGAATGAATTCTATCGCATCAACGTAAATGCAAACGGTACTCTGAACATCTTCGACAAAGAGACTGAGCATCTTTACGAGCAAGCGCTGCGCATTGAAGACGGCTCTGATGATGGCGACGAATACGACTACTCGCCTTCTCGTAAAGAGTGGCTACTGTACTCTGACGAGTTCGATGTAGAAGTGAATGTGAAGCACGAAGGCTTCCAGTCTGTCTCAACCATCAAGCTACGCATGAACTTGCCTGAGAACCTACAACAACGTGAAGAGCGCACAGGCCAAAACGGGTACCTAGATGTGAACTGCCAAGTGGTTCTGAAACAAGGTACACGCCGTATTGAAGTTCGTATGGAGCTGGACAACCAAGCTGACGACCACCGCGTACGCGTACTAGTACCAACACCGTTTGTATCAGAAACCGTGGTAGCGGATAACCAGTTCGGCTTGATCACTCGCCCAACGAACGATCCAGAAATGGCGAACTGGGAAGCAGACGGCTGGAAAGAAGCGCCTGTACCAGTTTACCAGCTAATGAACTTTGCCGCGGTTGAAAACGCACAAGGTGGTATGGCGTTAATGAGCAACGGTTTGCGTGAGTTTGAAGTGATTTCAAGCCAAGGTAATGAAGAGCGAGACACATTCGCCCTAACCCTTCTGCGTGGTGTCGGCGTGTTGGGTAAAGAAGAGTTGTTACTTCGTCCGGGTCGTCCATCTGGTATCAAGATCCCAACGCCAGATTCACAAGTACGCGGCAAGATTGTTTGTGAATTCGCATTGTTCGGTTTCGCAGGAAACCACATCGAAGCAAACGTCATGGCAGCGGCGCGTGACAACGTGACTCCAATCCAGTGCTACAACAAAATTCCTTACAACGCAATGAAGCTCAACGTTGGCGAGCAAAACCTGCCACTAACACACAGCTTGTTGAACAAATCGCAAGACGGCGCAGTATTGAGCGTATTGAAGAAAGCAGAAGACGAAGATGCGCTCATCCTACGCGTTTACAACCCATCAGAAAGCGACGTGATTAACGACACAGTGACGTTCACCTCAAAAGTGGCCTCATGGAAAGAAACACAGCTAGACGAAAAAGTGTTACCAAATGAGGTAGACACAGCATCGTTCGGCATGCTGAAACCGTGTCAGGTTAAGTCTTTCCAAGTGAAATTTTAA
- a CDS encoding recombinase family protein, with protein MDEKPRIAHIYSRVSKGTQVKGDGLRRQIEIASKFIEDVNISNSRDGLPVYTLADSPIYDRGLSAYFGLNTDENAGLGAFLKAAENGQVEKGTLLIVEAIDRISRLPVDDARALFARFKKYGIDVAICRFNLIIYHDKSSDLGQDLLITTAIHLAHLESEQKSKRIRARFTHKRLLEKEGGERRTSMSPSWIELSKDKTHFVLIPERARIVRKMVDLKLQGWGAHRITVYLNEQGCPCWNRSNTWYTKIVEKYLKMIQLVGDFQPVEHVHGEKGVRKEPVGDVIKGYYPALITEEEWIRLKASFKRSGGRQTGAFSNLFSYMLYCPTCGSCMSYFKPNRGRIKVRCRKQIDKQGCDQRALNYEEIEPRLIKALAGLDYAKINNNSFASLQKELNTLEAQVAELEASADDIKTQMLEESDPRIISVYVNKLKAIYTEQDKAKARFEKLSTQTSDYDVNTLEQLQLERNEDRERYNGFVRSFVKYVIASDSKLGKPLRIVFKSEAVGEVPVFFNDDKNNKAISDIFTAQKDVNEAAPIRLINMSRVHGNLGKLAAIDTVPVPDDLGDALERIKYLFAVRQAVLQNPEKWQAIADDARLFE; from the coding sequence ATGGACGAAAAACCACGCATTGCACATATTTATTCTAGAGTTTCAAAGGGCACACAAGTAAAAGGAGATGGCCTACGGCGACAAATCGAAATAGCTAGCAAGTTTATTGAAGATGTAAACATTTCAAACAGCCGTGATGGTTTACCAGTGTATACACTTGCAGATAGCCCCATCTACGACAGGGGGTTAAGTGCGTACTTTGGATTAAATACAGATGAAAACGCGGGGCTTGGCGCATTCTTAAAAGCAGCGGAAAACGGACAGGTAGAAAAAGGTACGTTGCTAATTGTAGAAGCAATTGACCGTATAAGTCGCTTGCCCGTTGATGATGCCCGCGCTCTGTTTGCACGTTTCAAAAAGTACGGCATTGATGTTGCCATTTGCCGTTTCAACCTGATCATTTATCACGACAAAAGTAGTGACTTAGGTCAAGACCTGCTTATCACTACAGCAATACATTTAGCGCACTTAGAGAGTGAACAGAAATCAAAACGCATACGTGCCAGATTCACACACAAGCGACTATTAGAAAAAGAGGGCGGTGAGAGACGCACATCAATGAGTCCTAGCTGGATTGAATTAAGCAAAGATAAAACGCACTTTGTGTTGATACCTGAGCGTGCGCGAATTGTGCGCAAGATGGTAGATTTAAAGCTGCAAGGCTGGGGTGCTCATCGCATTACAGTTTATCTTAATGAGCAAGGATGTCCTTGCTGGAACCGCAGCAATACTTGGTACACAAAGATTGTTGAGAAGTATCTAAAGATGATACAGCTTGTCGGCGACTTTCAACCAGTCGAGCATGTGCACGGCGAAAAGGGGGTGCGCAAAGAACCTGTTGGAGATGTAATAAAAGGCTATTACCCAGCATTGATTACAGAAGAAGAGTGGATCAGGCTTAAAGCATCTTTTAAGAGATCTGGAGGGCGACAAACGGGCGCGTTTTCAAATCTATTTAGCTACATGCTTTATTGCCCAACCTGTGGTTCTTGCATGTCTTACTTTAAGCCTAATCGCGGGCGCATCAAAGTAAGATGTCGCAAGCAGATTGACAAGCAAGGCTGCGACCAACGCGCACTTAACTATGAAGAAATCGAGCCGCGATTAATTAAAGCGCTGGCTGGTTTAGATTACGCAAAGATTAACAACAATAGCTTTGCTAGCTTACAGAAAGAGCTAAACACGCTAGAAGCGCAGGTTGCAGAGCTAGAAGCAAGCGCTGACGATATTAAGACACAAATGCTTGAAGAGTCAGATCCTCGTATTATATCCGTTTATGTAAACAAGCTAAAAGCTATCTATACAGAGCAAGATAAAGCAAAAGCACGATTTGAAAAGCTATCAACGCAAACAAGCGACTATGATGTAAACACGCTTGAGCAGCTACAATTAGAGCGAAACGAGGACAGAGAGCGCTACAACGGCTTTGTGCGCTCATTCGTCAAGTATGTGATAGCATCGGATTCAAAGCTTGGTAAACCACTGCGTATAGTGTTTAAAAGTGAAGCTGTGGGTGAAGTGCCAGTATTCTTTAATGACGACAAAAATAACAAAGCTATTAGTGATATTTTTACCGCGCAGAAAGATGTAAACGAAGCTGCCCCAATACGACTAATCAACATGTCACGCGTGCATGGTAATTTAGGTAAACTAGCAGCTATTGATACTGTACCCGTACCTGATGATTTGGGCGACGCACTAGAAAGGATAAAATATCTTTTTGCAGTAAGACAAGCTGTACTACAAAACCCCGAAAAATGGCAAGCAATCGCAGATGACGCAAGGTTATTTGAGTAA
- a CDS encoding acetate/propionate family kinase, with protein sequence MSNSFVLVINSGSSSLKFAVIDSVCGNAVLSGLGECFGLADARMSWKYAGEKTEIAIEGEGNHHKLAIGKLVGLTEELGLTQDIVAVGHRIVHGGEKFTKTVRINEEVTAEIEKLADLAPLHNPAGAIGIRAAMEAFPALPQFAVFDTAFHQTMPKRAFTGAIASELYTDFGIRRYGFHGTSHYFVSREAAKMLNKPVEASSFISVHLGNGASVCAINNGKSVDTSMGFTPLSGLMMGTRCGDLDPGIIEYLLKKGWSQEKVFNSLNKASGFLGVSGLTSDARGILEAMEQGHEGATLAFQVFTYRVAKYIASYLAALDSFDGIIFTGGIGENSLPIRREILQNLKLLGFVEDEKGNEEARFGKAGVIAKSELLNAVALVVPTNEEWVIASQSVKLLNQ encoded by the coding sequence ATGTCTAATTCGTTCGTACTAGTGATCAACTCAGGTAGTTCTTCTCTCAAATTTGCCGTTATCGACTCGGTCTGCGGTAATGCGGTGTTGAGTGGATTGGGTGAGTGCTTTGGCTTGGCAGACGCTCGCATGAGCTGGAAATACGCTGGCGAGAAAACGGAAATTGCCATTGAAGGGGAAGGAAACCACCATAAACTTGCTATTGGCAAGTTGGTTGGTTTGACTGAAGAATTAGGCCTTACGCAAGATATCGTCGCCGTCGGCCACCGTATCGTCCATGGCGGTGAGAAGTTCACTAAGACAGTGCGGATCAACGAAGAAGTCACGGCTGAGATCGAAAAATTGGCCGATCTTGCGCCGTTGCACAATCCGGCGGGTGCGATTGGTATTCGTGCCGCGATGGAAGCCTTCCCAGCGTTGCCGCAATTTGCGGTGTTTGATACCGCGTTCCACCAAACTATGCCTAAACGTGCTTTCACTGGCGCGATTGCGAGCGAGCTGTACACTGACTTTGGGATCCGTCGTTACGGCTTCCACGGCACCAGCCACTATTTCGTTAGCCGTGAAGCGGCCAAGATGCTCAATAAGCCGGTCGAAGCGTCGAGTTTCATTTCTGTGCACCTTGGCAATGGTGCTTCTGTTTGCGCGATTAACAACGGAAAATCGGTGGATACCTCAATGGGCTTTACCCCATTGTCTGGCCTGATGATGGGCACACGCTGCGGCGATTTGGACCCTGGGATAATCGAATACCTGCTGAAGAAAGGCTGGTCGCAAGAGAAAGTGTTTAACTCACTCAACAAAGCGTCTGGCTTCTTGGGTGTGTCCGGCCTAACCAGCGACGCTCGTGGCATTTTAGAGGCGATGGAGCAGGGCCACGAAGGGGCCACATTGGCATTCCAAGTGTTTACCTACCGCGTCGCGAAGTATATTGCCTCTTATCTGGCTGCGCTTGATTCTTTTGATGGCATTATTTTCACTGGTGGCATTGGTGAAAACTCACTGCCGATCCGCCGCGAGATTCTGCAAAACCTCAAACTGCTTGGTTTTGTCGAAGATGAAAAAGGCAACGAAGAGGCTCGTTTTGGCAAGGCTGGCGTGATTGCCAAATCAGAACTACTCAACGCAGTAGCGTTGGTGGTGCCAACCAATGAAGAGTGGGTGATAGCATCGCAATCCGTTAAGCTTCTAAATCAATAG